A window of the Podospora bellae-mahoneyi strain CBS 112042 chromosome 6, whole genome shotgun sequence genome harbors these coding sequences:
- the MIR1 gene encoding mitochondrial phosphate carrier protein (EggNog:ENOG503NTWE; COG:C), whose protein sequence is MATKTETKPQLSGVALYSRFALAGAICCSVTHGALTPVDVVKTRIQLDPATYNRGMIGGFKQVIKNEGAGALLTGVGPTFAGYFLQGSLKFGGYELFKQQAINYLGYENASKYRTGVYLASSAMAEFFADIALCPLEATRIRLVSQPTYASGLIGGFGKMLKNEGIGAFYAGFGPILFKQIPYTMAKFVVYEKVAEAVYQVFPKKDMADSMQTVVNLGSGLVAGFAAAIVSQPADTMLSKINKTPGAPGEGTTTRLIKIAKELGLKGSYTGIGARLFMVGTLTAFQFAIYGDIKKALGATGGVEIGK, encoded by the exons ATGGCCACCAAGACCGAGACCAAGCCCCAGCTGAGCGGCGTTGCCCTCTACTCCAGATTCGCCCTTGCCGGCGCCATCTGCTGCTCCGTCACCCACGGTGCCCTCACCCCCGTCGATGT CGTCAAGACTCGCATCCAGCTTGACCCCGCTACCTACAACAGGGGCATGATCGGCGGCTTCAAGCAGGTCATCAAGAAtgagggtgctggtgccCTCCTCACTGGTGTCGGCCCTACCTTCGCCGGTTACTTCCTCCAGGGCTCCCTCAAGTTCGGTGGTTACGAGCTGTTCAAGCAGCAGGCCATCAACTATCTCGGCTACGAGAACGCCTCCAAGTACCGCACCGGTGTCTACCTCGCCTCTtccgccatggccgagtTCTTCGCCGATATTGCCCTCTGCCCTCTTGAGGCCACCCGTATCCGTCTCGTCTCCCAGCCCACCTATGCCTCCGGCCTCATCGGCGGCTTCGGCAAGATGCTCAAGAACGAGGGTATTGGTGCCTTCTACGCCGGTTTCGGTCCCATTCTGTTCAAGCA GATCCCCTACACCATGGCCAAGTTCGTTGTCTACGAGAAGGTCGCCGAGGCTGTCTACCAGGTCTTCCCCAAGAAGGACATGGCCGACAGCATGCAGACTGTTGTCAACCTCGGCTCCGGTCTCGTTGCCGGTTTCGCCGCTGCCATCGTCTCTCAGCCCGCCGACACTATGTTGAGCAAGATCAACAAGACCCCCGGCGCCCCCGGCGAGGGtaccaccacccgcctcatCAAGATCGCCAAGGAGCTCGGCCTCAAGGGCTCGTACACCGGCATCGGCGCCCGTCTCTTCATGGTTGGCACCCTTACCGCTTTCCAATTCGCCATCTACGGtgacatcaagaaggctcttg GTGCCACTGGCGGTGTCGAGATCGGCAAATAA
- the SPB4 gene encoding ATP-dependent rRNA helicase spb4 (COG:A; EggNog:ENOG503NXVX): MAPVQPRAKKTPRTWDSLNQSLPPWILDYLQTSGFEQPTPVQKSTLDLFRGNKDVVVEAVTGSGKTLAYLIPVVEKLLRGDEAAKRHHVQGIIIAPTRELAQQIYNVCVSLIKFHPQSAEQLQHDRDEKRTITSEPVVYPQLLVGGTTKAAEDLSAFLRLSPNLLIGTPGRLAELLASPYVKAPASTFEVLVMDEADRLLDLGFSQELNRILGYLPKQRRTGLFSASLSDAVERLVTVGLLYPHRITVRVRNLKDGGEIQERKTPMSLQMSYLITPASQKIPALCQILEKLNPRPARSIVFFSTCFAVKYFAKVLHGVLPEGFSIVSLHGKLEPQVREKNFERFVNSTSPSILLTTDIAARGLDIPQVDLVVQHDPPTDTKVFIHRCGRAGRAGRRGLAVVLLQPGREEGYLQLLEVRQTPCTPLERPEIVLSEEKAKEISTKVRKQAITDREVYQLAQRAFVSWARSYIEHQASSIFRISDLDWVDLAHGYGLVELPKMPEIKGKNIDRSLGLGIDVEAIPFKDKLREEKRLEELEKWKKEKAARVASQQENGERAGQKRKTNEAWSEKQDAEELKVARREKKRKRKEAERASKMTEREREEHMKLEDMIELVRKQNEEKARQEAEERRKERVLGGDGKTFGAFGKGGGSGGGVMTKKKMVVGEEDSDEEEFGGFDD, from the exons ATGGCGCCAGTTCAACCACGCGCCAAAAAGACCCCCAGGACTTGGGATTCGCTGAACCAGAGTCTCCCTCCATGGATCCTCGACTATCTTCAGACGTCTGGCTTTGAGCAGCCGACGCCAGTGCAGAAGTCGACACTCGATCTTTTCAGGGGGAACAAGGATGTCGTCGTGGAAGCTGTCACCGGTAGTGGCAAGACGCTGGCTTATTTGATTCCAGTGGTCGAA AAACTCTTGCGCGGAGACGAAGCAGCCAAGAGGCACCATGTCCAAGGCATCATCATTGCGCCCACCCGCGAGCTGGCGCAACAGATCTACAACGTTTGCGTCAGCCTCATCAAGTTCCACCCTCAGTCGGCCGAGCAGCTGCAACATGACCGAGACGAGAAGCGAACCATCACATCCGAACCGGTCGTCTACCCCCAGCTTCTAGTGGGAGGAACGACAAAAGCGGCCGAAGACCTGAGCGCATTCCTGAGGTTATCACCAaacctcctcatcggcaCACCCGGCCGACTCGCCGAGCTCCTCGCCTCCCCTTATGTCAAGGCCCCCGCCTCCACCTTTGAAGTCCTCGTCATGGACGAAGCCGACCGCTTACTAGACCTTGGTTTCTCCCAAGAACTCAACCGCATCCTCGGCTATCTCCCCAAGCAGCGCCGTACAGGCTTGTTCAGCGCCTCCCTCAGCGACGCCGTAGAGCGCCTCGTCACAGTCGGCTTACTATACCCTCACCGCATCACCGTTCGGGTACGAAACCTCAAAGACGGCGGCGAAATCCAAGAGCGCAAGACCCCAATGTCCCTCCAAATGTCGtacctcatcacccccgccaGTCAAAAAATCCCGGCGCTCTGCCAGATCCTCGAAAAACTCAACCCCCGCCCGGCCCGATCCATCGTCTTTTTCTCTACCTGCTTCGCGGTAAAATACTTTGCCAAGGTCCTCCACGGCGTTCTCCCAGAAGGCTTCAGCATTGTCTCACTCCACGGCAAACTCGAGCCCCAAGTCCGCGAAAAGAACTTCGAGCGTTTCGTCAACtcgacctccccatccatcctctTGACCACCGACATCGCCGCCCGCGGTCTGGACATTCCACAAGTCGACTTGGTAGTCCAACATGACCCACCGACAGACACAAAGGTGTTCATCCACCGCTGCGGCCGTGCCGGTCGCGCCGGACGTCGCggtttggcggtggtgttgctcCAACCAGGTCGTGAGGAAGGTTATCTCCAACTGCTGGAAGTGAGACAAACACCATGCACACCGTTGGAAAGACCCGAAATTGTTCTTTCTGAAGAGAAAGCCAAGGAGATCTCGACAAAAGTAAGGAAACAAGCCATCACGGACAGGGAAGTGTACCAGCTCGCCCAGAGGGCGTTTGTTTCGTGGGCGCGAAGCTACATTGAACACCAAGCCTCTTCCATCTTTCGGATTTCTGACCTGGACTGGGTGGACCTAGCCCACGGCTACGGGCTGGTCGAACTCCCCAAGATGCCGGAGATCAAGGGCAAAAACATTGACCGTTCCCTCGGCCTGGGCATAGACGTGGAAGCCATTCCGTTCAAGGACAAACTCCGCGAAGAGAAGAGATTGGAAGAACTGGAAAAatggaaaaaggaaaaggcggcTAGGGTGGCTAGCCAACAGGAAAATGGGGAGCGGGCGGGgcaaaagaggaagacgaaCGAGGCTTGGAGTGAGAAGCAGGATGCGGAGGAGCTAAAGGTGGCgaggagagaaaagaagaggaagaggaaagaggcggagagggcgagCAAGATGACGGAacgggaaagggaggagcaCATGAAGCTGGAGGATATGATTGAGCTTGTGAGGAAACAGAATGAGGAGAAGGCTAGGcaagaggcggaggagaggaggaaggagagggtgttggggggggaCGGGAAGACGTTTGGGGCttttgggaagggtggtggtagtgggggtggggtgatgacgaaaaaaaaaatggtggtgggagaggaggacagtgatgaggaggagtttggcgGGTTTGACGATTAA
- the DGK1 gene encoding Diacylglycerol kinase (COG:I; BUSCO:EOG09263OD3; EggNog:ENOG503NXUY) codes for MSGRTKQAIPSTPRVISPSPTPSEQDGTDQDGYSGPMTRSAARRRLATPLPVEEDIEEDESPELSRARTRSRSPMDTRKVAQLSPRKTSRMASSALKPIAATAATTTAIATPNGSTGEKAPEINGHLSPPTPSLYYGWSWRDFSRSPSPLGLIPIHRHWRTFVHKHEVPRKALHVSIGFFVVWLYLSGTQTYSVCPYLMGALIPIAAVDVVRHHYQPFNRFYVKVLGALMRESEFSGYNGVIFYLLGAWTALYFFPKDVGVMATLLLSWCDTAASTFGRLYGRYTPRLRRGKSLAGSSAAFLVGVGTAVYFWGWLAPTKGPFPGDENFMFTGTLRLPQLLADAVGLAPAKATISGGLALGVMSLWSGFVAAASEVVDLFGWDDNLTIPVLSGLGIWGFLKVFG; via the coding sequence ATGTCTGGCCGAACAAAGCAAGCCATCCCATCTACCCCGCGCGTCATATCGCCGAGTCCGACGCCGTCAGAGCAGGATGGAACCGACCAGGATGGATACAGCGGGCCGATGACTCggtcggcggcgaggaggaggctggcgACGCCACTACCAGTAGAGGAGGATatcgaggaggacgagagcCCAGAACTCTCAAGGGCCCGGACGCGAAGCCGCAGCCCGATGGACACGCGAAAGGTGGCCCAACTAAGCCCAAGGAAAACTTCAAGGATGGCATCCAGCGCTCTTAAGCCGAtcgcggcgacggcggcgacgacgacagccATCGCAACGCCCAACGGGAGCACGGGCGAAAAAGCACCAGAAATAAACGGGCACCTCTCCCCGCCCACACCATCACTTTATTATGGATGGAGCTGGCGGGACTTTAGCCGAAGTCCCAGCCCACTCGGTCTGATTCCCATCCACAGGCACTGGCGGACGTTTGTGCACAAGCACGAGGTACCCCGGAAGGCCCTGCACGTATCCATCGGCTTCTTCGTCGTATGGCTCTACCTCTCGGGGACACAAACTTATTCTGTGTGCCCCTACCTCATGGGTGCCTTGATACCCATCGCCGCCGTGGATGTGGTGCGCCATCACTACCAGCCATTCAACCGGTTTTACGTCAAGGTCCTGGGCGCCCTGATGCGCGAGAGCGAGTTTTCCGGTTACAACGGTGTTATCTTCTACCTCTTGGGTGCGTGGACGGCCCTGTACTTTTTTCCCAAGGATGTCGGAGTTATGGCcacgctgctgctgagctggTGTGATACGGCCGCAAGCACCTTTGGCAGGCTGTATGGGCGGTATACCCCCCGTCTCCGCCGCGGCAAGTCCCTTGCTGGCTCTTCGGCTGCGTTCCTTGTCGGCGTCGGGACGGCTGTGTACTTTTGGGGGTGGCTCGCCCCGACCAAGGGACCCTTCCCGGGAGATGAGAACTTTATGTTTACGGGAACTCtccgtctccctcaactcTTGGCGGATGCTGTGGGCCTGGCCCCGGCGAAGGCGACTATTTCTGGAGGGCTTGCGCTTGGTGTCATGAGTCTGTGGTCTGGGTTTGTGGCTGCGGCTAGCGAGGTGGTTGACCTCTTTGGCTGGGACGATAATCTGACCATCCCGGTTCTCAGCGGTCTCGGAATTTGGGGGTTTCTCAAGGTGTTTGGTTAA
- a CDS encoding hypothetical protein (EggNog:ENOG503P33S; COG:S) has translation MSHYSTPYYPTTTSIPIPPTKSAYQSPYSPYYPPAEETGTYSVSPPELTDDGHSLVSTGGGSYSVGPSGSVSSGSDYYYGGGSGVGGDVAAGNVANVDLNEYMAERFSGGVMDSVGGVMDGCTVRQAKASGHLNAKHRELLELQAKAQARLAKTRARFAQGMEDAREVREDLEWTQRKVASLKTKASKKHTKEYTKARARYPSPDY, from the exons ATGTCCCACTATTCAACCCCTTACtaccccaccacaacctccatccccatcccgccCACCAAGTCAGCCTACCAATCTCCCTACTCTCCATACTACCCACCCGCCGAGGAGACAGGGACGTACTCCGTCTCGCCCCCTGAGCTCACAGATGATGGGCACAGTTTGGTGAgcactggtggtggtagctACTCTGTCGGTCCGTCGGGGTCGGTCTCCTCGGGGTCAGACTACTACTATGGTGGTGGGTctggagttgggggggatgttgcGGCGGGAAATGTGGCGAATGTGGATTTGAACGAGTACATGGCTGAGAGGTTCAGCGGGGGGGTGATGGATTCGGTCgggggggtgatggatggatgtacTGTGAGGCAGGCAAAGGC TTCTGGTCATTTGAACGCCAAACACAGGGAACTGCTCGAGTTGCAGGCCAAAGCGCAGGCGAGGCTGGCAAAGACGAGGGCGAGGTTCGCGCaggggatggaggatgcgagggaggtgagggaggatttggagtgGACTCAGAGGAAGGTTGC GTCGCTCAAGACAAAAGCGTCAAAGAAGCACACAAAAGAGTACACCAAAGCTCGCGCTCGGTACCCAAGCCCAGATTACTGA
- a CDS encoding hypothetical protein (EggNog:ENOG503P6UQ), with protein sequence MSDPSGISLDGGDHHTEQNDPQQDDESAEMARLMGFSSFTTTARTRRPRSSSISDEHPPSKRSRSDEESAHPQVPDGTHPAPSPRGGPTRASCSSIIVTTDTDVDISPSPTGQGSDPFIKRFRGSTITAEKVNHDEDRHDAAAAEEGSNSPNQGQRQESGSNPTTRGNFNARGRGNFGERGGRGGARGGRGGGGHNPNWYIDYYDSRSNENPWEPLEKKNGLEPVGTWLERKPYQPKAVPQQQQEQQSQEHPDQQQTT encoded by the coding sequence ATGTCCGACCCCAGCGGAATTTCTCTCGACGGTGGCGACCATCACACCGAGCAAAATGACCCCCAACAAGATGATGAAAGTGCCGAAATGGCTAGATTAatgggcttctcctccttcaccaccaccgctcgCACTCGCCGGCCCcgttcctcctccatctctgATGAACACCCACCAAGCAAGAGATCCCGGTCAGATGAAGAATCAGCACACCCCCAAGTGCCCGACGGCACCCACCCCGCACCATCCCCTAGGGGCGGTCCAACCCGAGCTTCCTGCTCGTCCATCATCGTCACGACCGATACTGATGTTGAcatctcaccatccccaacaggCCAAGGGTCCGATCCTTTCATCAAGAGATTTCGAGGTTCAACGATAACAGCCGAGAAGGTCAATCACGACGAAGATCGCCACgacgcagcagcagcggaggagggcagTAATAGTCCAAACCAGGGACAACGCCAAGAGTCAGGTTCCAACCCTACCACCAGGGGTAATTTTAATgcaagaggcagaggcaACTTTGGTGAgagaggaggccgaggaggggcCAGAGGCGGCAgaggtggcggtggccaCAATCCAAACTGGTACATTGACTACTACGACTCCCGCTCCAACGAGAACCCCTGGGAGCCactcgagaagaagaatgggTTGGAACCTGTGGGTACCTGGCTGGAAAGAAAGCCTTACCAGCCAAAGGCAGttccacagcagcaacaagaacaacaaagCCAAGAGCATCCAGACCAGCAGCAAACTACCTAA
- a CDS encoding hypothetical protein (EggNog:ENOG503P408): MSPITLHQPSKYSPSPTTITTPSPTIDFLSRTWAVTHSTLPMWRKARNVRITYFPLPQPTPGSPFKISDLVEYEPLDGSSLKNVRGVDTASVPNSLTSWDWRGSSFLFFVTSHWEILGYGEVPETGERWVVTWFQKTLFTAEGVDVYSDRKEGPSEGLKKEILEALEKMEGGVGELCRRDMHEVKVELPWREQ; this comes from the coding sequence ATGTCACCCATaaccctccaccaaccctccaaatactccccctcacccaccaccatcaccaccccctccccaaccatcGACTTCCTCTCCCGCACCTGGGCCGTAACCcactccaccctccccatgtGGCGCAAAGCCCGCAACGTCAGAATCACCtacttccccctcccccaacccacccccggcTCCCCTTTCAAAATCTCCGACCTGGTCGAGTACGAGCCCCTCGACGGGTCCTCCCTCAAAAACGTCCGCGGCGTCGACACCGCCTCCGttcccaactccctcacaaGCTGGGACTGGCGAGGCTCCAGCTTCCTATTCTTTGTCACCTCCCACTGGGAAATCCTGGGGTACGGAGAGGTCCCAGAAACGGGGGAGCGATGGGTTGTAACTTGGTTCCAAAAAACCCTGTTCACGGCTGAAGGGGTGGATGTGTACAGTGATCGGAAAGAGGGGCCGAGTGAAGGGTTGAAAAAGGAGATTTTGGAAGCGTTGGAAAAGATGGAGGGTGGGGTCGGGGAGTTGTGTAGGAGGGATATGCACGAGGTAAAGGTTGAGTTGCCTTGGAGGGAGCAATAG
- a CDS encoding hypothetical protein (EggNog:ENOG503P2BX; COG:S) translates to MPLHLLGKKSWNVYNTANIERVRRDEAAARLKEEAGEQRMQEQDAERRLAILRGEVPPPLPGPDSSTEIRSSVKEPREPRKKRKRQGEDDTDFELRLARERQEQQYQQFQSLAPPTTLNTPDDLVDSKGHLTLFTPQQTHAKHPDVEKEKKQQLAEQAQLRLGPGTVAGTGDAWYATPDDQILSVVPSKNVFGKDDPNRKAREAARLVSSDPLAMMKSGAAKVRELEKERRKVNEEKERELRELEKAERRERRHRHRDRSNDRRRHRDRNSSRERRHRERSRSRDRHCSERDSRRRRSRSPSPKRARHEKGGHHSERSHRDRNRERKHTRSRDDMER, encoded by the coding sequence atgcctctccacctcctaGGCAAGAAATCATGGAATGTCTACAACACAGCCAACATCGAGCGCGTCAGGCGCGACGAGGCAGCCGCTCGCCTGAAGGAGGAAGCCGGCGAGCAGCGCATGCAGGAGCAGGATGCTGAGCGCAGGCTGGCCATATTGAGAGGAGAGGTCCCGCCACCGCTTCCTGGACCCGACTCTTCCACAGAAATCAGATCATCAGTCAAGGAGCCACGAGAACCCCGAAAGAAACGCAAACGTCAAGGAGAGGATGACACCGACTTTGAGTTACGCCTCGCAAGAGAACGCCAGGAGCAGCAGTATCAACAGTTCCAATCACTAGCGCCACCCACCACATTGAATACCCCAGATGACTTGGTCGACAGTAAAGGCCATCTCACCCTTTTTACGCCTCAACAAACTCATGCAAAACACCCGGATgtggagaaggaaaagaagcagCAGTTGGCTGAGCAGGCTCAGCTCCGTCTTGGTCCTGGAACTGTGGCTGGGACAGGTGACGCATGGTATGCCACGCCGGATGACCAAATTTTGTCGGTCGTTCCAAGCAAAAATGTCTTTGGTAAGGACGACCCGAACAGAAAGGCCAGGGAAGCGGCAAGGTTGGTGTCGAGTGACCCGCTTGCCATGATGAAGAGCGGTGCTGCCAAGGTGAGGGAGCTGGAAAAAGAACGAAGGAAGGTGAAcgaggaaaaagagagggaaCTGAGAGAGTTGGAAAAGGCagagagaagggagaggaggcatcGACATAGGGATAGGAGCAACGACAGACGAAGACACAGAGACAGAAACTCAAGCCGGGAAAGAAGGCACAGAGaaaggagcagaagcagggATCGGCATTGCTCTGAAAGAGACTCACGTAGGCGCAGAAGCAggtctccatctcccaagCGCGCCAGACACGAGAAAGGAGGTCACCATTCAGAGAGATCCCACCGCGACAGAAACAGGGAGAGGAAACACACTAGAAGTAGAGACGACATGGAGCGCTGA